In Mongoliitalea daihaiensis, one DNA window encodes the following:
- the trpA gene encoding tryptophan synthase subunit alpha codes for MNRLHRLFEQKQERVLSIYFTAGFPQLEDTLPVMQALESAGADIIEVGMPYSDPIADGPTIQDSNMVALENGMNMKKLFQQLEHMRESISIPVVLMGYLNPIIQYGIEAFCKKCQELGVDGLIIPDLPVQQYLDEYKDLFELHGLSNTFLISPQTSEQRIREIDAHSSGFIYMVSSHSITGAKAEISEEQIAYFKRVEAMNLSNARLIGFGISDKKTFLTASTYSQGAIIGSAFIKVLKDSKDLSKDIHAYIQSIIS; via the coding sequence ATGAATCGATTACATAGATTATTTGAACAAAAGCAAGAACGGGTACTATCCATTTATTTCACGGCTGGATTTCCCCAATTAGAAGATACATTGCCCGTAATGCAGGCATTGGAATCAGCGGGAGCGGATATCATTGAAGTTGGGATGCCATATTCAGATCCCATTGCGGATGGGCCCACTATTCAGGATTCCAATATGGTTGCTTTGGAAAATGGTATGAATATGAAGAAACTTTTCCAGCAGCTTGAGCACATGCGGGAAAGTATTTCCATTCCAGTAGTGCTGATGGGCTATTTAAATCCCATCATTCAATATGGGATAGAGGCTTTTTGTAAAAAATGCCAAGAGCTCGGTGTTGATGGTTTAATTATTCCCGACTTACCAGTTCAGCAATATTTGGATGAATACAAAGATTTATTTGAATTACATGGGCTATCCAATACCTTCTTAATTTCACCGCAGACCAGTGAACAGCGGATTCGGGAAATTGATGCGCATTCCAGTGGATTCATCTACATGGTTTCCAGTCATAGCATCACAGGTGCTAAAGCTGAAATTTCGGAAGAACAAATTGCCTATTTCAAACGAGTAGAAGCAATGAATCTCAGCAATGCCCGATTGATAGGTTTTGGAATTTCAGATAAAAAAACATTTCTCACAGCATCAACTTACAGCCAAGGAGCTATCATTGGTAGTGCATTTATCAAAGTGCTTAAAGACAGCAAGGATTTATCGAAAGATATTCATGCATACATACAATCCATAATTTCTTAA